In Equus caballus isolate H_3958 breed thoroughbred chromosome 7, TB-T2T, whole genome shotgun sequence, one DNA window encodes the following:
- the OVCH2 gene encoding ovochymase-2 isoform X5, whose amino-acid sequence MQTWDQSLAVPLTVYGITVSLKFQGKTLSLKMPMSKNKLILLIGMICLEQGKSATLSLPKAPTCGQSLVKARPQNYFNIFSRIVGGSQVEKGSYPWQVFAIQVSLKRRQKHICGGTIISPQWVITAAHCVANRNIALTLNVTAGEYDLNHTEPGEQTLTIETIIVHPHFSTKKPMDYDIALLKMTGAFNFGQFVRPVCLPEPGERFEAGFICTTAGWGRLTEDGILSQVLQEVNLPILTQEECVAALLTLKKPISGQTFLCTGFPDGGRDACQGDSGGSLMCRNKKGAWTLAGVTSWGLGCGRGWRNNVQKDDQGSPGIFTDLSKVLPWVHKHVQIGKRRKISRASCSEQDHVVSNSEGQLHFPETSYLYYESKQLCVWTLLVPEAMHVLLIFSHLDAESCYHNHLSIYSLEDRLIGKFCGESLTSSVLIGANSIRLKFSSDATDYAAGFNLTYKALKPNYLPDSGCSSLTVLFEEGLIQSLHYPEDYTNMADCNWIFQAPKHYLIKLSFQSLEIEESGDCSSDFVTVHRDVEGKTEIARLCGFDAPAPVLSSSGVMLISFQSDGNVTFRGFQATVSFIPEKDLNISRSEDESMFVETQNVLSEEPNASGEIWMQTETHTQGEHHMNMKPEIR is encoded by the exons TCTCTCTAAAATTTCAGGGAAAAACTCTGAGTCTCAAAATGCCTATGAGCAAGAATAAGCTGATTTTACTAATTGGAATGATCTGTTTGGAACAAGGGAAATCTGCAACTCTGTCTCTCCCCAAAG ctCCCACTTGTGGGCAGAGTTTGGTGAAGGCACGGCCTCAGAATTACTTTAACATTTTCAGTCGCATTGTTGGGGGAAGCCAAGTGGAAAAGGGTTCCTACCCCTGGCAG GTCTTTGCAATTCAGGTGTCACTGAAACGAAGGCAGAAGCATATCTGTGGTGGGACCATCATCTCTCCACAGTGGGTGATTACAGCTGCTCACTGCGTTGCAAACAG AAATATTGCATTAACTTTGAATGTTACTGCTGGAGAATATGACTTGAACCACACAGAGCCAGGAGAGCAAACTCTCACCATTGAAACCATCATTGTACACCCACATTTCTCCACCAAGAAACCAATGGACTACGATATTGCTCTTTTGAAGATGACTGGAGCCTTCAATTTCG GCCAGTTTGTGCGGCCCGTGTGTCTTCCAGAACCAGGGGAACGATTTGAGGCTGGATTTATTTGTACAACTGCAGGCTGGGGCCGCTTGACTGAAG ACGGCATCCTCTCGCAAGTCTTGCAGGAAGTGAACTTGCCCATTTTGACCCAGGAGGAGTGTGTGGCAGCTCTGTTAACCCTAAAGAAACCCATCAGTGGGCAGACCTTTCTCTGCACAGGCTTTCCAGATGGAGGGAGAGATGCTTGTCAG GGCGATTCAGGAGGTTCCCTCATGTGTCGAAATAAGAAAGGGGCTTGGACTCTGGCTGGTGTGACTTCCTGGGGTTTGGGCTGTGGTCGAGGCTGGAGAAACAATGTACAGAAAGATGATCAAGGATCCCCTGGGATCTTCACAGACCTTAGTAAAGTGCTTCCCTGGGTCCACAAACACGTCCAAATTG ggAAGCGGAGAAAGATCTCCAGAG CCTCATGCAGTGAGCAGGATCATGTGGTCAGCAATTCTGAGGGGCAGCTGCACTTTCCAGAAACCTCCTACCTATATTATGAAAGCAAGCA ACTGTGTGTCTGGACGCTGCTGGTACCAGAGGCAATGCATGTGTTACTCATCTTTTCCCATTTGGATGCAGAGTCCTGTTACCACAATCACCTGTCAATATATTCTTTAGAAGACAGACTTATTG GGAAATTCTGTGGAGAAAGCCTCACTTCATCAGTTCTCATTGGCGCCAACTCTATCAGGCTGAAGTTCAGCTCTGACGCCACAGATTACGCCGCTGGGTTTAATCTCACCTATAAAGCTCTTAAACCAAACTACCTTCCTG ATTCAGGTTGCAGTTCCTTAACTGTCCTTTTTGAAGAAGGCCTCATACAGAGTCTTCACTATCCTGAGGACTACACTAACATGGCCGACTGCAACTGGATTTTTCAAGCCCCCAAACATTACCTAATTAAG CTTTCCTTTCAGAGCctggaaatagaagaaagtggAGACTGCTCTTCCGACTTTGTGACAGTGCACAGGGATGTAGAAGGGAAGACGGAAATAG CTCGGTTGTGTGGCTTTGATGCACCCGCCCCTGTGCTGAGCTCCTCCGGTGTAATGCTCATCAGTTTCCAGTCGGATGGAAATGTGACCTTCAGAGGCTTTCAGGCCACAGTCTCGTTCATTCCTGAAAAAG ATTTAAACATCTCCAGATCAGAGGATGAGTCAATGTTTGTGGAGACACAGAATGTACTATCTGAAGAACCCAATGCTTCTG gggaaatttggatgcaGACAGAGACACACACGCAGGGAGAACATCATATGAACATGAAGCCAGAGATCAGGTGA
- the OVCH2 gene encoding ovochymase-2 isoform X3 yields the protein MQENRCTTDTNVFKVGYDCQRGRQSDGQKYHGLEAMQTWDQSLAVPLTVYGITVSLKFQGKTLSLKMPMSKNKLILLIGMICLEQGKSATLSLPKAPTCGQSLVKARPQNYFNIFSRIVGGSQVEKGSYPWQVFAIQVSLKRRQKHICGGTIISPQWVITAAHCVANRNIALTLNVTAGEYDLNHTEPGEQTLTIETIIVHPHFSTKKPMDYDIALLKMTGAFNFGQFVRPVCLPEPGERFEAGFICTTAGWGRLTEDGILSQVLQEVNLPILTQEECVAALLTLKKPISGQTFLCTGFPDGGRDACQGDSGGSLMCRNKKGAWTLAGVTSWGLGCGRGWRNNVQKDDQGSPGIFTDLSKVLPWVHKHVQIGKRRKISRASCSEQDHVVSNSEGQLHFPETSYLYYESKQLCVWTLLVPEAMHVLLIFSHLDAESCYHNHLSIYSLEDRLIGKFCGESLTSSVLIGANSIRLKFSSDATDYAAGFNLTYKALKPNYLPDSGCSSLTVLFEEGLIQSLHYPEDYTNMADCNWIFQAPKHYLIKSLEIEESGDCSSDFVTVHRDVEGKTEIARLCGFDAPAPVLSSSGVMLISFQSDGNVTFRGFQATVSFIPEKDLNISRSEDESMFVETQNVLSEEPNASVLQSI from the exons TCTCTCTAAAATTTCAGGGAAAAACTCTGAGTCTCAAAATGCCTATGAGCAAGAATAAGCTGATTTTACTAATTGGAATGATCTGTTTGGAACAAGGGAAATCTGCAACTCTGTCTCTCCCCAAAG ctCCCACTTGTGGGCAGAGTTTGGTGAAGGCACGGCCTCAGAATTACTTTAACATTTTCAGTCGCATTGTTGGGGGAAGCCAAGTGGAAAAGGGTTCCTACCCCTGGCAG GTCTTTGCAATTCAGGTGTCACTGAAACGAAGGCAGAAGCATATCTGTGGTGGGACCATCATCTCTCCACAGTGGGTGATTACAGCTGCTCACTGCGTTGCAAACAG AAATATTGCATTAACTTTGAATGTTACTGCTGGAGAATATGACTTGAACCACACAGAGCCAGGAGAGCAAACTCTCACCATTGAAACCATCATTGTACACCCACATTTCTCCACCAAGAAACCAATGGACTACGATATTGCTCTTTTGAAGATGACTGGAGCCTTCAATTTCG GCCAGTTTGTGCGGCCCGTGTGTCTTCCAGAACCAGGGGAACGATTTGAGGCTGGATTTATTTGTACAACTGCAGGCTGGGGCCGCTTGACTGAAG ACGGCATCCTCTCGCAAGTCTTGCAGGAAGTGAACTTGCCCATTTTGACCCAGGAGGAGTGTGTGGCAGCTCTGTTAACCCTAAAGAAACCCATCAGTGGGCAGACCTTTCTCTGCACAGGCTTTCCAGATGGAGGGAGAGATGCTTGTCAG GGCGATTCAGGAGGTTCCCTCATGTGTCGAAATAAGAAAGGGGCTTGGACTCTGGCTGGTGTGACTTCCTGGGGTTTGGGCTGTGGTCGAGGCTGGAGAAACAATGTACAGAAAGATGATCAAGGATCCCCTGGGATCTTCACAGACCTTAGTAAAGTGCTTCCCTGGGTCCACAAACACGTCCAAATTG ggAAGCGGAGAAAGATCTCCAGAG CCTCATGCAGTGAGCAGGATCATGTGGTCAGCAATTCTGAGGGGCAGCTGCACTTTCCAGAAACCTCCTACCTATATTATGAAAGCAAGCA ACTGTGTGTCTGGACGCTGCTGGTACCAGAGGCAATGCATGTGTTACTCATCTTTTCCCATTTGGATGCAGAGTCCTGTTACCACAATCACCTGTCAATATATTCTTTAGAAGACAGACTTATTG GGAAATTCTGTGGAGAAAGCCTCACTTCATCAGTTCTCATTGGCGCCAACTCTATCAGGCTGAAGTTCAGCTCTGACGCCACAGATTACGCCGCTGGGTTTAATCTCACCTATAAAGCTCTTAAACCAAACTACCTTCCTG ATTCAGGTTGCAGTTCCTTAACTGTCCTTTTTGAAGAAGGCCTCATACAGAGTCTTCACTATCCTGAGGACTACACTAACATGGCCGACTGCAACTGGATTTTTCAAGCCCCCAAACATTACCTAATTAAG AGCctggaaatagaagaaagtggAGACTGCTCTTCCGACTTTGTGACAGTGCACAGGGATGTAGAAGGGAAGACGGAAATAG CTCGGTTGTGTGGCTTTGATGCACCCGCCCCTGTGCTGAGCTCCTCCGGTGTAATGCTCATCAGTTTCCAGTCGGATGGAAATGTGACCTTCAGAGGCTTTCAGGCCACAGTCTCGTTCATTCCTGAAAAAG ATTTAAACATCTCCAGATCAGAGGATGAGTCAATGTTTGTGGAGACACAGAATGTACTATCTGAAGAACCCAATGCTTCTG ttttacaaAGTATCTGA
- the OVCH2 gene encoding ovochymase-2 isoform X4: MQENRCTTDTNVFKVGYDCQRGRQSDGQKYHGLEAMQTWDQSLAVPLTVYGITVSLKFQGKTLSLKMPMSKNKLILLIGMICLEQGKSATLSLPKAPTCGQSLVKARPQNYFNIFSRIVGGSQVEKGSYPWQVSLKRRQKHICGGTIISPQWVITAAHCVANRNIALTLNVTAGEYDLNHTEPGEQTLTIETIIVHPHFSTKKPMDYDIALLKMTGAFNFGQFVRPVCLPEPGERFEAGFICTTAGWGRLTEDGILSQVLQEVNLPILTQEECVAALLTLKKPISGQTFLCTGFPDGGRDACQGDSGGSLMCRNKKGAWTLAGVTSWGLGCGRGWRNNVQKDDQGSPGIFTDLSKVLPWVHKHVQIGKRRKISRASCSEQDHVVSNSEGQLHFPETSYLYYESKQLCVWTLLVPEAMHVLLIFSHLDAESCYHNHLSIYSLEDRLIGKFCGESLTSSVLIGANSIRLKFSSDATDYAAGFNLTYKALKPNYLPDSGCSSLTVLFEEGLIQSLHYPEDYTNMADCNWIFQAPKHYLIKSLEIEESGDCSSDFVTVHRDVEGKTEIARLCGFDAPAPVLSSSGVMLISFQSDGNVTFRGFQATVSFIPEKDLNISRSEDESMFVETQNVLSEEPNASVLQSI, encoded by the exons TCTCTCTAAAATTTCAGGGAAAAACTCTGAGTCTCAAAATGCCTATGAGCAAGAATAAGCTGATTTTACTAATTGGAATGATCTGTTTGGAACAAGGGAAATCTGCAACTCTGTCTCTCCCCAAAG ctCCCACTTGTGGGCAGAGTTTGGTGAAGGCACGGCCTCAGAATTACTTTAACATTTTCAGTCGCATTGTTGGGGGAAGCCAAGTGGAAAAGGGTTCCTACCCCTGGCAG GTGTCACTGAAACGAAGGCAGAAGCATATCTGTGGTGGGACCATCATCTCTCCACAGTGGGTGATTACAGCTGCTCACTGCGTTGCAAACAG AAATATTGCATTAACTTTGAATGTTACTGCTGGAGAATATGACTTGAACCACACAGAGCCAGGAGAGCAAACTCTCACCATTGAAACCATCATTGTACACCCACATTTCTCCACCAAGAAACCAATGGACTACGATATTGCTCTTTTGAAGATGACTGGAGCCTTCAATTTCG GCCAGTTTGTGCGGCCCGTGTGTCTTCCAGAACCAGGGGAACGATTTGAGGCTGGATTTATTTGTACAACTGCAGGCTGGGGCCGCTTGACTGAAG ACGGCATCCTCTCGCAAGTCTTGCAGGAAGTGAACTTGCCCATTTTGACCCAGGAGGAGTGTGTGGCAGCTCTGTTAACCCTAAAGAAACCCATCAGTGGGCAGACCTTTCTCTGCACAGGCTTTCCAGATGGAGGGAGAGATGCTTGTCAG GGCGATTCAGGAGGTTCCCTCATGTGTCGAAATAAGAAAGGGGCTTGGACTCTGGCTGGTGTGACTTCCTGGGGTTTGGGCTGTGGTCGAGGCTGGAGAAACAATGTACAGAAAGATGATCAAGGATCCCCTGGGATCTTCACAGACCTTAGTAAAGTGCTTCCCTGGGTCCACAAACACGTCCAAATTG ggAAGCGGAGAAAGATCTCCAGAG CCTCATGCAGTGAGCAGGATCATGTGGTCAGCAATTCTGAGGGGCAGCTGCACTTTCCAGAAACCTCCTACCTATATTATGAAAGCAAGCA ACTGTGTGTCTGGACGCTGCTGGTACCAGAGGCAATGCATGTGTTACTCATCTTTTCCCATTTGGATGCAGAGTCCTGTTACCACAATCACCTGTCAATATATTCTTTAGAAGACAGACTTATTG GGAAATTCTGTGGAGAAAGCCTCACTTCATCAGTTCTCATTGGCGCCAACTCTATCAGGCTGAAGTTCAGCTCTGACGCCACAGATTACGCCGCTGGGTTTAATCTCACCTATAAAGCTCTTAAACCAAACTACCTTCCTG ATTCAGGTTGCAGTTCCTTAACTGTCCTTTTTGAAGAAGGCCTCATACAGAGTCTTCACTATCCTGAGGACTACACTAACATGGCCGACTGCAACTGGATTTTTCAAGCCCCCAAACATTACCTAATTAAG AGCctggaaatagaagaaagtggAGACTGCTCTTCCGACTTTGTGACAGTGCACAGGGATGTAGAAGGGAAGACGGAAATAG CTCGGTTGTGTGGCTTTGATGCACCCGCCCCTGTGCTGAGCTCCTCCGGTGTAATGCTCATCAGTTTCCAGTCGGATGGAAATGTGACCTTCAGAGGCTTTCAGGCCACAGTCTCGTTCATTCCTGAAAAAG ATTTAAACATCTCCAGATCAGAGGATGAGTCAATGTTTGTGGAGACACAGAATGTACTATCTGAAGAACCCAATGCTTCTG ttttacaaAGTATCTGA
- the OVCH2 gene encoding ovochymase-2 isoform X7 codes for MQTWDQSLAVPLTVYGITVSLKFQGKTLSLKMPMSKNKLILLIGMICLEQGKSATLSLPKAPTCGQSLVKARPQNYFNIFSRIVGGSQVEKGSYPWQVSLKRRQKHICGGTIISPQWVITAAHCVANRNIALTLNVTAGEYDLNHTEPGEQTLTIETIIVHPHFSTKKPMDYDIALLKMTGAFNFGQFVRPVCLPEPGERFEAGFICTTAGWGRLTEDGILSQVLQEVNLPILTQEECVAALLTLKKPISGQTFLCTGFPDGGRDACQGDSGGSLMCRNKKGAWTLAGVTSWGLGCGRGWRNNVQKDDQGSPGIFTDLSKVLPWVHKHVQIGKRRKISRASCSEQDHVVSNSEGQLHFPETSYLYYESKQLCVWTLLVPEAMHVLLIFSHLDAESCYHNHLSIYSLEDRLIGKFCGESLTSSVLIGANSIRLKFSSDATDYAAGFNLTYKALKPNYLPDSGCSSLTVLFEEGLIQSLHYPEDYTNMADCNWIFQAPKHYLIKSLEIEESGDCSSDFVTVHRDVEGKTEIARLCGFDAPAPVLSSSGVMLISFQSDGNVTFRGFQATVSFIPEKDLNISRSEDESMFVETQNVLSEEPNASVLQSI; via the exons TCTCTCTAAAATTTCAGGGAAAAACTCTGAGTCTCAAAATGCCTATGAGCAAGAATAAGCTGATTTTACTAATTGGAATGATCTGTTTGGAACAAGGGAAATCTGCAACTCTGTCTCTCCCCAAAG ctCCCACTTGTGGGCAGAGTTTGGTGAAGGCACGGCCTCAGAATTACTTTAACATTTTCAGTCGCATTGTTGGGGGAAGCCAAGTGGAAAAGGGTTCCTACCCCTGGCAG GTGTCACTGAAACGAAGGCAGAAGCATATCTGTGGTGGGACCATCATCTCTCCACAGTGGGTGATTACAGCTGCTCACTGCGTTGCAAACAG AAATATTGCATTAACTTTGAATGTTACTGCTGGAGAATATGACTTGAACCACACAGAGCCAGGAGAGCAAACTCTCACCATTGAAACCATCATTGTACACCCACATTTCTCCACCAAGAAACCAATGGACTACGATATTGCTCTTTTGAAGATGACTGGAGCCTTCAATTTCG GCCAGTTTGTGCGGCCCGTGTGTCTTCCAGAACCAGGGGAACGATTTGAGGCTGGATTTATTTGTACAACTGCAGGCTGGGGCCGCTTGACTGAAG ACGGCATCCTCTCGCAAGTCTTGCAGGAAGTGAACTTGCCCATTTTGACCCAGGAGGAGTGTGTGGCAGCTCTGTTAACCCTAAAGAAACCCATCAGTGGGCAGACCTTTCTCTGCACAGGCTTTCCAGATGGAGGGAGAGATGCTTGTCAG GGCGATTCAGGAGGTTCCCTCATGTGTCGAAATAAGAAAGGGGCTTGGACTCTGGCTGGTGTGACTTCCTGGGGTTTGGGCTGTGGTCGAGGCTGGAGAAACAATGTACAGAAAGATGATCAAGGATCCCCTGGGATCTTCACAGACCTTAGTAAAGTGCTTCCCTGGGTCCACAAACACGTCCAAATTG ggAAGCGGAGAAAGATCTCCAGAG CCTCATGCAGTGAGCAGGATCATGTGGTCAGCAATTCTGAGGGGCAGCTGCACTTTCCAGAAACCTCCTACCTATATTATGAAAGCAAGCA ACTGTGTGTCTGGACGCTGCTGGTACCAGAGGCAATGCATGTGTTACTCATCTTTTCCCATTTGGATGCAGAGTCCTGTTACCACAATCACCTGTCAATATATTCTTTAGAAGACAGACTTATTG GGAAATTCTGTGGAGAAAGCCTCACTTCATCAGTTCTCATTGGCGCCAACTCTATCAGGCTGAAGTTCAGCTCTGACGCCACAGATTACGCCGCTGGGTTTAATCTCACCTATAAAGCTCTTAAACCAAACTACCTTCCTG ATTCAGGTTGCAGTTCCTTAACTGTCCTTTTTGAAGAAGGCCTCATACAGAGTCTTCACTATCCTGAGGACTACACTAACATGGCCGACTGCAACTGGATTTTTCAAGCCCCCAAACATTACCTAATTAAG AGCctggaaatagaagaaagtggAGACTGCTCTTCCGACTTTGTGACAGTGCACAGGGATGTAGAAGGGAAGACGGAAATAG CTCGGTTGTGTGGCTTTGATGCACCCGCCCCTGTGCTGAGCTCCTCCGGTGTAATGCTCATCAGTTTCCAGTCGGATGGAAATGTGACCTTCAGAGGCTTTCAGGCCACAGTCTCGTTCATTCCTGAAAAAG ATTTAAACATCTCCAGATCAGAGGATGAGTCAATGTTTGTGGAGACACAGAATGTACTATCTGAAGAACCCAATGCTTCTG ttttacaaAGTATCTGA
- the OVCH2 gene encoding ovochymase-2 isoform X6 encodes MQTWDQSLAVPLTVYGITVSLKFQGKTLSLKMPMSKNKLILLIGMICLEQGKSATLSLPKAPTCGQSLVKARPQNYFNIFSRIVGGSQVEKGSYPWQVSLKRRQKHICGGTIISPQWVITAAHCVANRNIALTLNVTAGEYDLNHTEPGEQTLTIETIIVHPHFSTKKPMDYDIALLKMTGAFNFGQFVRPVCLPEPGERFEAGFICTTAGWGRLTEDGILSQVLQEVNLPILTQEECVAALLTLKKPISGQTFLCTGFPDGGRDACQGDSGGSLMCRNKKGAWTLAGVTSWGLGCGRGWRNNVQKDDQGSPGIFTDLSKVLPWVHKHVQIGKRRKISRASCSEQDHVVSNSEGQLHFPETSYLYYESKQLCVWTLLVPEAMHVLLIFSHLDAESCYHNHLSIYSLEDRLIGKFCGESLTSSVLIGANSIRLKFSSDATDYAAGFNLTYKALKPNYLPDSGCSSLTVLFEEGLIQSLHYPEDYTNMADCNWIFQAPKHYLIKLSFQSLEIEESGDCSSDFVTVHRDVEGKTEIARLCGFDAPAPVLSSSGVMLISFQSDGNVTFRGFQATVSFIPEKDLNISRSEDESMFVETQNVLSEEPNASVLQSI; translated from the exons TCTCTCTAAAATTTCAGGGAAAAACTCTGAGTCTCAAAATGCCTATGAGCAAGAATAAGCTGATTTTACTAATTGGAATGATCTGTTTGGAACAAGGGAAATCTGCAACTCTGTCTCTCCCCAAAG ctCCCACTTGTGGGCAGAGTTTGGTGAAGGCACGGCCTCAGAATTACTTTAACATTTTCAGTCGCATTGTTGGGGGAAGCCAAGTGGAAAAGGGTTCCTACCCCTGGCAG GTGTCACTGAAACGAAGGCAGAAGCATATCTGTGGTGGGACCATCATCTCTCCACAGTGGGTGATTACAGCTGCTCACTGCGTTGCAAACAG AAATATTGCATTAACTTTGAATGTTACTGCTGGAGAATATGACTTGAACCACACAGAGCCAGGAGAGCAAACTCTCACCATTGAAACCATCATTGTACACCCACATTTCTCCACCAAGAAACCAATGGACTACGATATTGCTCTTTTGAAGATGACTGGAGCCTTCAATTTCG GCCAGTTTGTGCGGCCCGTGTGTCTTCCAGAACCAGGGGAACGATTTGAGGCTGGATTTATTTGTACAACTGCAGGCTGGGGCCGCTTGACTGAAG ACGGCATCCTCTCGCAAGTCTTGCAGGAAGTGAACTTGCCCATTTTGACCCAGGAGGAGTGTGTGGCAGCTCTGTTAACCCTAAAGAAACCCATCAGTGGGCAGACCTTTCTCTGCACAGGCTTTCCAGATGGAGGGAGAGATGCTTGTCAG GGCGATTCAGGAGGTTCCCTCATGTGTCGAAATAAGAAAGGGGCTTGGACTCTGGCTGGTGTGACTTCCTGGGGTTTGGGCTGTGGTCGAGGCTGGAGAAACAATGTACAGAAAGATGATCAAGGATCCCCTGGGATCTTCACAGACCTTAGTAAAGTGCTTCCCTGGGTCCACAAACACGTCCAAATTG ggAAGCGGAGAAAGATCTCCAGAG CCTCATGCAGTGAGCAGGATCATGTGGTCAGCAATTCTGAGGGGCAGCTGCACTTTCCAGAAACCTCCTACCTATATTATGAAAGCAAGCA ACTGTGTGTCTGGACGCTGCTGGTACCAGAGGCAATGCATGTGTTACTCATCTTTTCCCATTTGGATGCAGAGTCCTGTTACCACAATCACCTGTCAATATATTCTTTAGAAGACAGACTTATTG GGAAATTCTGTGGAGAAAGCCTCACTTCATCAGTTCTCATTGGCGCCAACTCTATCAGGCTGAAGTTCAGCTCTGACGCCACAGATTACGCCGCTGGGTTTAATCTCACCTATAAAGCTCTTAAACCAAACTACCTTCCTG ATTCAGGTTGCAGTTCCTTAACTGTCCTTTTTGAAGAAGGCCTCATACAGAGTCTTCACTATCCTGAGGACTACACTAACATGGCCGACTGCAACTGGATTTTTCAAGCCCCCAAACATTACCTAATTAAG CTTTCCTTTCAGAGCctggaaatagaagaaagtggAGACTGCTCTTCCGACTTTGTGACAGTGCACAGGGATGTAGAAGGGAAGACGGAAATAG CTCGGTTGTGTGGCTTTGATGCACCCGCCCCTGTGCTGAGCTCCTCCGGTGTAATGCTCATCAGTTTCCAGTCGGATGGAAATGTGACCTTCAGAGGCTTTCAGGCCACAGTCTCGTTCATTCCTGAAAAAG ATTTAAACATCTCCAGATCAGAGGATGAGTCAATGTTTGTGGAGACACAGAATGTACTATCTGAAGAACCCAATGCTTCTG ttttacaaAGTATCTGA